ttccacctcctcgAGCTCTGACTCGATATCGTCCTCTCGGCCCTCTAACCATTCTGTGTCGCTCTCGACAGATACCAagtcttcctccttctcaagCTCCCGAAGGACCTCTAGGCGACCGTCGGCGGTCTTAATTGGCAGCTTGGTGCTTTCTTTGCTGGCCTTTTTGCTCTTGCGACGACGAGTCTCGTAGCTGTCTTCAAGGTCCCAATTGGCGGCCTGTTTGAAGAAATCCTTCTGAGCCTTTCTCGATTGCGCCTCGTCATCTGAGGCATCGTGAGccaattttcttctcttggtACCGTTGGTCGTCATTTTCGCTGTTGAATTCCCCGGTTATGGGAAGTCGACCGATGTGAGGTGAAGAGGCTGAAGAATAATTTGTTCAGCGATAGAGACACCAGCCTCACGATAAGAGAGATTCTTGTCTCAAAACTTTTTTTCGAGCCAATTTTTGTTGATATACGAACCCTGGCAGTATACATAGTAGCGCTAGACCCATCTTTTCACACAGTAAAGCCAATTAAAAGTCGCGTATGAGATCTTTATCTTATCTTTATCTAATCGTCTAGGCGTGAATATAGCAAAAAAAGTTACATGCCGCTAAAATTTTCTGACAACTCGATGTGTCGGGCCTTGGATTTTACCATCAGCCATTTCTCCAACACCAATCTCTCGTCGCCGACTATCAAAACGTTGTCACGATGGGTTTCTCAAAGCCTCCCGTGCAGGCGCTCAAAGTGGCCAATAAGGTGAAGCGCAAGGAATTGTTTATCGCCCACAAGAAGGCAAGCAACAAAGAACGCCACGAAGAACGACATCGCcgccgaagagaagagaaccGCGACCCCGAGCTCAAGGCAGCCCGTCTTGCCAAAAATGTCCCGCGGACATTGGAACACAAGCGAGTCTGGGACgatgtggatgatgacagtCTTGGCGCTGTGGTGGATCTCGAGCAATTGAAGAGAAGACGCATCGAGCAGGCCGAAGCCGAGGAGCGAGCGGCAATCgaggcagcagagaagatggaagaggatgatgacgatgataaCGACAGTATGCTGGATtctgacgaagacgaagacgaggaggcgCGAGAGGCTAGACTAGAGAGGCAAAGGGAGAAGCGAGCTCAGAGAGTCCCCAGCATTGCTCCGTCAACAACGAGCACGAACCTCGACCTCACGCCCATCTCACTAGCTCTCAAgttcccttctctcttcaacgaCGAACCTCCTCCCGAACCCAAGATTCTCGTTACCACGTCCCTCAACTCCACCCTTCACGACGAGGCACACATGCTCTGCACCCTTTTCCCAAATTCCAGATACATCCCGCGATCATCCCACCGCTACGGATACAAATACTCTCTCCGCGAAATCTGCAAATTCTCCGCCAGCAAGGACTACACTGCCGTCGTTCTTATGAAGGAAGACCTCAAAAAGCCCACGGGCCTCTCCATCGTTCACCTGCCCAAGGGCCCGACGTTCCATTTCACAATATCCAACTGGATAGAGGGCAAAAAGCTTCCCGGCCACGGCAACCCCACAAACCATTACCCCGAGCTGATgctcaacaacttcaagACGCCGCTTGGTCTTCTCACTGCGAAGCTCTTCCAGACCATGTTCCCCCCGCGCCCAGAGTTCGAGGGACGACAGGTTGTTGCGCTACATAACCAGCGAGATTTCATCTTCGTAAGACGTTTTAGATACGCCTTCCGTGATAAGCGCGCGACCGAGAAGAGTGTCGTCGATGCTGAGGGCAAAGCGCTCGAGGGTGTTGAGAGCATTCGCGCTGGATTGCAGGAGCTGGGTCCACGCTTCACGCTGAAGCTGAGGCGTGTTGATAAGGGCATCGGACGGGCTGGAAGCGAGGGTGAGGACGCTACTCAATGGGAATGGAAatccaagatggagaaggacaGGAAGCGTTTCAATTTGTAATTTATTTATGGCATTGAGTACAAGACAACTAATTTTACGTTCACCATGTTGACATTTTTCTGACAACAAGATGCGCCCTTGGAATAGTTCGCTAAATACATCCGTCGACATATGCATGCCATACCCTCTCTGGTCTACGTTAACTTCCATCACTTCTCACCTGTGGACTGAGATCTATttgttttcatcttcttgttctttaACATGATGATCGAGTATCTACTCGGTTAGCCTTCATTAGCATCATGGGGGTGTGTGTAAGACTTACGAAGTGATGCCTGCTACTGCTATCACAACTCCAACTGCGGATTTATCACTGACCGCACGACCAGACATGGCCCATCCAAGACCCACGATGGTGCAAGTCTTGACGTGGCCGACAACTGTGCTCGATACGGGACCCGTTTGTGCTACAATGTAGAATTGAGAAATATTGACCAGTGAAGCAAACACTGTGGACTAATAAGGGTAAGCTGAAATTTCACGAGTTGGGGGTGGGCAGAGGAGGCCTACTACGATAACAAGCACTCGTGTGCTCAGTCGAGTTGGCACATACATGGCGCCTGAAAAATCATCGACAAGgggaatgaagaagaggagaaagaagcaggcCATTGGCGCTTGAAGGTAGAGAAGTTGCATGCTGTTCATGTTGAGTTTACGATGATAGCCGGCAATCCAGACCGTGTAAAGAGAGGAAGCAAAGATGCCTGTAAACGCAAATATAATTCCCAACCTAGATGTGGTCTTGATGGCTTGGTCGTCCACTGGAATGGAATCGAAGTATGTAACCAAACCGACGCCTACGCAGGCGGGGATTAGGGAGAAAGTAGCTCCTCTAGGAAGACTGCTGCCGTATAGAACGAAGTTCATGATGGCGACCGTTGGTGTCAGCAGTATGCGTGCAATTTGGTAAAATGTGACGGTTGAGTAGGCCAACGATAGATTCGGCAGAATGACGTTGAAGCACATCGCGGAACCCAGAGGGATCAGGTGCAGTCTAGGAGCACGACGAGGGACGAAGACGCCAAATGGTGATCgagagagaacaaaaaggAGAAACCAAGTCATGAGGAAATGGATAAAAGCAAACGTAAGCTGAGATTGCTTCCACCGCTGCTCCGAGAAGATGGCCTTGTTAGTGAAGACCTGTGCCATTTGTTAGAAGGCGTAAATACATGCTACCGTCGGGTGTGTTTTAGGGGTTACTTGCTATGCCAACTGTCGCCAGAGTATTGACAACCATCCATGCGATGGCATGGAGAGGATTAGCCCTTGGTTTGGGTTCTGTGGTTCCGtcaagagacaagaaggGAGGCTCAGAGGCGGCATCTTCGGCGGCATTTCTGCCTCTGTTATCCTCGAGGTCATGCATTTGCTTTGATTAATGATTGTAAGAGCTTGGCGTTCCGTCGATTACTTCCAGAGACGAGAAAAGACAGATGCGGAGCTGTATCAACGCAGCgagagctgctggagatttACGGAGTTAGATCTCTGCCGTGTAAAATCTCTCAACGGGATGCTGTTGTCTAGAAGAGATGAAAAATTTAATTGTTGGTGGGTTCGATAAATGTTGGGAAGCAAGAGTTGGGAGGAAGTCGCTACTTGACCGCACTTTACTTGTATTGAGTATCGCCAAAAGAGGCATCGGTTTTCACAACTCTAGTAATAACAATGTACGTATCAATATATTGTCGTATATAGTTGCTAATATAACATGAAAATGATTACCCTCTGATGGTAGCTTGATCACGTCTACTTCCCCCTCTTGGATATTTAAGGTGGATGCTAGATTACAGGTACTGGATGAAACCAGCATTAATATGCAACTGCTAGCGGACCTCGAATTGGCaaattcttctctctgtttCCCGGAATGGCCCCAGTCACAAAAGCGAGGTTCACTCCTTGTCGGAAAAGGAGGCAGTGGGTAGAGCCGCCGTGGTGGAACAACCCGAtttcctctcccttctcgaCACTGGCAGGCAGGGATTTGGCGTCGAATTTCTGCAAGATCTCGCAAGACGAAACATCAGCCATGCCGATATACATGGCTGCCATGAGGCCAATTGGCTTCGGAGcctcgatgaagaagatggctcgCGTGGCAATGTGACTGATGTAGCTCTGGACGCGGTTTGGGGAAGCTGGGTCAGGGCCCTTGGAAGATGTGAAGCCTTTGGTGGTAGGCTCTGAGAAATAAGTACCATCAACAACTTCGGTATGGATGACTTTGCCAGACACGGGCGAGCTCCACCTGTGGTAGGATGTGGCGCTCAGAAAGGCCTGATACACGGTGCCGCCGACAAACTGCTCGGCGAATTTGTGTCCATGAAGCATCTCGCTGACTGAGTATGCTTGACCTTTGAGCCAGAATGAGTCGTACTCTTGGGCATTTGACTGCAAGGCAAAAGGCTTGGACTCGCATGAATTTGCTATCCACGCTGGCTGCTCCGGGAAAGCGACTGGGCGAATTTGATCAATATTCTTGAACTTGCGAACGAAGAAGTCATCCCACGATTTGAAGCCCCAGTGTTTGGGATCTCCTTGTGGATCACACTGGAAGATTTGCTGGAATGTCAACTCCTGGCCATTGAGATTGGTGTCGTTTTCGATGCTCATCAGAGAATCTTGGCTGAGCCAGCCATCTTCATTGGTCGTGATGACATGTTGGGATTTCGAAGTCATGAGAACTTCGGATTTCCAGGTATTGAGGATGTGTTTGAGCTTTGAATTGACCTCGGGCTTGAGGAAGAAAGCATAGCCACTGGCTGTGGCCATGGGCCAATCCAAGATGGCGTTGAATGGGAATCCGATTAAGCCAGCATCGTATTCGAGCTTTTTCCAAGAGGGAGCCTTGTTGTTCATGACAAAGTCGAACATTTCGAGCATTTCGTGGTATGATTTGATCTGTTTGTTCCCAATAGGGTCCTCATAGTAGGGAGCCCTGTCTGGCACTTCGTCAAACATGCCTGAAGCCAGCATTCGAAGTTCAGCGGTGCTTTCTATAAGCTCTTTTAGTTGCTGTACCGGTTCACTCAAGAACAGTGAGCTTATGGAAGCATCGCGCTTGTGTTTGTTCACTTCAGCGACTAGGTCTCGCAACCAGCTGATAAGAAGCTTCGGATTCTGGGGCAGCCAGCCACCGACCCGGTTAGACTTctgctgagaagctggaagagCACCCGGGGGTGTCATGGTGATGTTAGAGAGTgacttctctttttcttccggATTGATAAAGACATGCATGATTTTTACTTGATGATATATGTAGGCTTTGCTAGATGCTTAAATGATCAAAATGGAATGTTATTTTGACCTGATATTTATACAGTAGATTCTTGATCGAGTCCATCTTTTGACTAAGCCTGTCAGTCTGACTGATGCATGAATTGCCTTGCATATTTTATTAGTTGTATGATGTGTGTTACATGCATTCTCAGACATTCAGCCGTCATATCTCCACTCTGTGTACTCAGAAGCTCCCTTGAATTCCTAAGCGAAGTCTATAATATCAATAGCTTGGAATCGGCCAAATTAATGCTGCACGGACAATTCAACGTACCTAAGTATTACCATGGTAGCACCAATATTGAGCGTCGGCCAGATTCGATGACGAGAATTGAGTGGCCGCTCAAGTAGCACATTCGTGTGTGTAACAGCGGCTCACAAATTAGTTGATTAATCTTGCATGCCGATGGATATGCGTGACAACACCGAAACCATGGCCAATCCAGTGCTGGCAATAATGCAAATCGGCTTCAATCGGCAGAGAAATGTCGCCCAGTAATGGAATAAGACAGCTGGGCGGCGGTAGCAACGGTTGACTGGCGGTTGACCCGTGGCATCAACTGCATGCATAGATTCTCAGCCGCTGAACTGCGCACTTCTTGTAGTTAGCAACATTATCATTGACATTGGATGGCAGAAAATGCGAATCGTCGTCCCCATTGGTTGTAGAGGGCGTTCAATGTTCGTGTCTAGTTACTATCGTGATCTAATCTTGACGTCTGTTTGGAGTTTTTGTTCCGATACTACGTGCATCCGATGAGTGCAGGCTGGGGCTGAAGTGAAACACCGGGTGGTAGATGGCAGTCCACTGCATTACATCAGCTTCGGTGAAAGCCCCGATGCTACGGATGTAGATGCTCCTATTCCTGTCCTACCAAGTTGCACCCCTTAATAGATAATATTACCTGTCTGCGGGAAGATATTGACCGTGTCGTCAGCAAACCGCAGCCAGTTGCTGAAGAGAGGTTCAGCTCGATTTATTTTCCCCGTCTCAGCGTAGCTGTCTTGTATATGACAGGCATCATGTAATCAACCCGTTTAACCCCTGGCTGTTCCGAGGCTGACCTGACCAGGTTATTTGGCTATACGAAATTACTGCAACGATACGCGGCCTAAATACGCAGTACGATCTAAATAGACACCCCGGTCGTTGAGTTGCTTAAATGCTAAGTTTCTGCCATCACATGGAAAAGACGCTGCGGGACGGGATTCAAGCTTTCGACCAAGGACCCTCAGTGACACTAAGATGGACGGACTTGACGGGATCTTGCGCCTAGCCGCGCCAATACAGTTGATGGAATTGATGCGTGTAGGCCAATGTGACGAGTCCTGGTGTGACTCCTGTCGATCCACGGCTTCCACAGTGCTAACGCTATTCTAGAAACTTTACCCATTAGAGGGCGTTCCAGGCTCCTTAGTAGTGCTTGATTTCCATTGCAGTTGAGTGGCTATGACAGTACGAGGCGCAATAAGAGAAGCGGCAGTAAATTGAAGCAGCTGCGGGTAATTAatgcagcagccaagcctAGACCGGGTCGATTTCCAATGAATGGCTCAAATATTGCCCGGATTAATATGCTTTCGTACCTGAGAGAGCATGACGTACTCCGTAAGGTACAAACAGGTCGAGGCAAGGTCGGTACGtaccttttctctctgcctTGTGGGTTCGAAACGAAACGGGACCCTGGAGTGGCAATTTCTGCACCCGGCTACTTTGAGAGTACTTGGGAAACCCTGGTGGTTTATAGTGCAATGCTCAGTAAATCTCAGGTACTCCCCAGTGTTCGACAGGCTGGTCTGACAGAAGAAACAGCGCGGAGCTAGTCCCATTGCAGACAAGGCGCGGGTGAGACGTTCCCCCTCCACATCGCAATTAAAAGCAGCCAAATCAATCACGAGCATGGCTGGGTGATCGTCTGCAAAGAGTGGATTccggctggcgctggcttGAGACAAGGCAAAATAAAGCCTTGCCCATGCGCTGCTCTGCCCGAGACTCGTGCGACCGTCGAATCGAGGCTACGACGGATCGATGGAACGAAGCTCTGCGGATTgcgccgtcatcaccgctGCCACCGCTGCCGTCTTGGAATCtatctgtacgagtatttgCCCTGCCGCCGCTCCGCGCAGATGCGATTCCGATCCTGAGAGACGCCCAGAGTCCAGAGAGAGTCCAGAATACATGCGCCTTGCCTCTGCTCGGCCCTAGCACCGACGGTTGGAGCTACTGGAATCGCGTGAAGCGCTGAGAGTGTGTCAGCCAATTTCGAGCGTTAGCAGACAATCAACGCGGCTCACGGAACCAAACCAGACAAACCTGGTACGGCCAGACGTTTGTTTCGTTGGGGCCTGCGCAATATAAACCGCCGCTTGCGCCTGCCCTGTCCGTATCATACCTGTAACTGGATCCAGACCACTCACATTCACCTTCGCTTTGCATCTGAGGAAACCGCGCTCCGGGACATGAAACCGTTGATCAAAGCCCTACAACCGAGCCTCTCCcgctgcctctgcctctcccaCTCAACACCAATGTTGTCGCCATCGTCCTCTCCGGCGGCATCGTATCCTGCCTCAACCACCTCTTCCTactcttcttcgccctcgtcACACTCATCAGAGGCCGCGCTGGCATCGCCATTTCAGCGCAGCGCCCACAGCCGAAACCAATCGCCGGGCCAAGCCAGAGCCATGGATCCAGCCAGGAACCCTGATTCACTCATGGCCACCGCGACTCACCAGCCCTACTGGAGACCCATGGTCAAGACCTCCTTGGCCAACGGTATGCATGCGCCCCGATCTGGCACACATCCCGCTCCCATCCGTCCATGTCCAAGTTTGGTAACTGATCCATGACGCTGAAAAAGGCACCATGAACGGCCATCGCAGCTACTTCCAAGAGCCTGACGTTTGGCAGCAGGCCCCCATCCTCACGGGCACCACCGAGTTCGAGCCTCGCTCAGATGTCAAAAATATTATGATTACCGGCGGCGCAGGCTTCATGTAGGTTTCAGATTCTCAGACAGCCCTTCTGCTACCTCATTAGCCTCTCCAATGGCCATGCACGCATGACTAACATTTGCATCACACAAGCGCTTCCTGGGTTGTTCGCCATCTCACCTTGACATACCCCCACGCTTACAACATTGTGTCGTTTGACAAGCTCGACTACTGTTCTGCTCTTAACAACACCAGAGCCCTCAACGACAAGCGCAATTTTACGTTTTATCATGGCGACTTGACCAATCCCTCCGAAGTCCTCGACTGCATGGAGCGCTATCACATCGACACCGTGATGCACTTTGCGGCCCAGTCGCATGTGGATCTGAGCTTTGGCAATTCGTACAGCTTTACCCACGCAAACGTCTATGGCACCCACGTTCTTTTGGAGAGCGCCAAGAAAGCTCGCATCAAGAGATTTATACATGTATCAACAGACGAGGTGTATGGCGAAGTTGGCCACGGCGAAGACGAACTGCAGGAGTCCAGCATCCTGGCCCCAACCAATCCTTACGCCGCAAgcaaggctgccgccgaaATGATGGTCCACTCATATCACAAGAGCTTCAAGCTCCCGACCATTATTGTTCGCAGTAACAACGTCTATGGTCCTCACCAATATCCTGAGAGTGAGTGTTTTTTATTACTCTCAACGTGAATCGATTCTAACTAATTTGTCTAGAAATTATACCCAAATTCATCTCCCTACTCAACCGAGGCCACCCTGTAGTTCTTCATGGGGATGGCAGCCCAACCCGGAGATATCTTTTTGCTGCAGACGCCGCGGATGCCTTTGACACGATACTTCACAAAGGCCAGATTGGCCATGTGTATAACGTTGGCTCTGCCGATGAAATATCGAACCTCGAGTTATGCGGCAAGATCTTATCTGCCATGGAGATTGCCCATGACACTCCAGAGCAGTTCCGAAAATGGGTCAAGTACACTCATGATCGGCCGTTCAACGATTGCAGGTATGCTGTCGACTGGTCAAAGCTACGCAATTTAGGCTGGGAGCAAAAGACTACGTTTGAAGAGGGCCTGCAGATGACGGTAGAATGGTACCGGCGCTTTGGCGAGCAGTGGTGGGGAGACATTAGTCATGTCCTCACTCCATTCCCTATCGTTAGCGAAGGCGAAGTTGTACCCGACGTTGAGCATCTCGCAAAGGATGATCCTCCAACACCCGTCGAAGATTACCCCCTGAATGGCATTTCTCATAAAGCaagttaattttttttttttttcatctttcttcttatcGCGTCTTGGCGGTCCACTTACAGCCGCACAAGGTACggttatttatttttgttACATGGTTTGGACGTGTCAATTATATCGATGAATTTGGCACAAGATTAAAATGGAGTTTACGGATATCATGAGCATAAGAACGGCGCCCACAGCACCCATAGCAGATATTATACCAAGGTTAgaaatatttaaataaacaGCAATAGACACTTTATATCAGCGGTATTAGTTATCCCAACCAACGTATGACAAGAGGTTGATTAGAAGCAGGTTTTGTCTTTTGAGCGATATGGATGGATCTTGCTCATCATTAATGTATTTCATTGTATGAACAATACGTCATTGAGCTACATCAAACCCCTGAATAGAAAAAGAGGTACTGTTCACGCTCATGTTCTCAAATCATACATCTGTCTTATTAACATGCGTCATATACAGCCTATCATGGCCTCGCTACGCTCAATCTACCAAAGTGTCATAACTCATTCATACTCATACTTGCCAACAGATAAATCACGCAACAAGAGCGCTTAACAACCTCCACCGCCGcatccaccaccgccaccaccaccaccgcatcctcctcctcctcctcctcctcctgcgcatcctcctcctcctcctatGCCACATGCCGCTCCCCCACCGGCCATTCCGGAAGCACATGCACCCTGACCCTGTGTAATTCTTGGTTAGCTTGTGACAAACTAGGATCCCAACGGAGTATATTGTTGACTTACTGGATTGACAGAGCATCCACCAGGGCCTCCACAGCCTCCTGCGGCGATATTCCCGTTTCCACAGGTTCCCGCGGCGCAGTTGGCCCAGGCTCCATCTCCCGCGGCGATGTAGCACGGATCCCAGCCGTAGTACAAGCCTGGAGCGAAGTAGATGGGATACATGAACGGGCCATACACTAAAAGTGATGTCAGTATTTAGTTGCTTCAAGCGGACATGGCTCTATATGAGGGTAGGTTTCTTTCTTACTGTAGTAGTTGTATCCCCAATGATCGTAATACTCATCCCTGGGCGGCAGAGCCcgtcccttcttctccgctcGCTTGGCGGCCTTCTGGTAGGCCTCGTTGAGCCTCCGGTTCTGCCGGGCGCGGATATAGGCCGTGAACTTTGCGCGCTCGGGGGTCTCAAGGGTTCGCACCGAATTATGCGCCGAGATATGCGCCGAGTTGTCCGGAGGGCAGAGCTTGGCGGTTCCGGAGTCGTGGAAGGTGTCGGCGAGCTTTTGGCTGGAGGAGACGTTGAACATTTTCCCGATTTTGGAGCCCTGGGAGACACGGATGGCTGGAATGGTTTGTTCATTAGTTTCCTTTGTTATGACGAAGGTGATTAGATGTAGATATGgtgggggggggggggggggggggagcTTACACTCGCAGTACCAGCATGTGCACTCGCTGTATACTTCTTTGAAGAGTTCTTGATACGTCTTGGTAGTCCACTCAAATGCGTCGCTTAGTTCACCCTCCTCAATCTTGTCGTCGTGGTCGATAAACTTCAACGTCTCCTTTATGGTGTAAGTGTAGTAATCCTGGGGACTCAGCTGGTGGGTATGCCAAGCCAGATCTACATCTAATGTAGGAACGGCCATCTTGAAAGGATTCTTTTTAATAATCTGCATGAAGCGATTGTACTTTGTGATGAGGCGGCCCATGGTAGCCTTGGCGGACGGGCTGTGCAGCCAGTCAAGCTTAACCATTTTCTCGACGAAGACGCCTTGGCGCATGACGGCACCGCACAGATCGAGCGCAAAGGGGGAGAAGTTCTCCCAGTAGCGGCTCATCATCTTGCGGGTGGTGATCTTGGCGTCGCGGCGTATAAGTTGGAGTCCTACGCGGCGCGTGGAGCCGTCGATTCGACGGACTGCTTCGTCGCTTCTGATGGTCTTTTCGATGAGGTCTCGCACGTCGGCCATTGACGGGGAGGATTTGGGGCTTTGCGATTTTGGATCGAGAAGCTCTACGATCTTGATGCGCAGCTCGTGACGGATCATGCGATTTGGAAACATGCGAGTAAAGTTTGGAACGACCAAGGGGTTGGGTGTAAGTGTCGGCTGGCCGGATGAAATGTCGAGCAGTGTACCGGGCATTGGGACGTctttgccaagaagaagggtagTATCATGGACAAATTTGGAGAGGGAAAGGATttccttgttgatggctttgtCGCATGATGGGCATTGGTGTGAGAAGTTGCCGTCGCCATATCCGCTTCCGAGGATGCCAATCGGGCTATATTCAAGAGGCGTTAGCTGAAAAGGACTGTTCTGGGTGAATTCAACAAAGTGAAACTTACATAGACGAATCTGCATCTTCGACGGCTCCGCAGGTGGTCCAAGGTACTTGCATGTCCACCTTGCACCACGGGCATTTGAGGGTCTTCACCATGGGATCTGCCGAGTTGTTCCATTGACGCCCCGTCCGAAGCCAGTTATTCTTCGCCACTTCACTGGGGTCTTCCTCAAAATTAACGGTGATACCCTCAGATACTGCCTTCCATGGCATGCCCGAAGTCCAGTATTCGACCAAGCCGGCGCGCATAGTGTCTTCGAGGAAGGCTCTGGGGTTTAACATGTGGGCATGCATGACCATGAGGACGTCTGAAAATTTGTGTTAGTCAAAGGTTATCTATAACCGCAGTACAACGTCAGCTTCTGAGCTGTCAAGATAACTTACCCAACGGTGGGATCGAGTCTCTGGTCCAACCCAGTGGTTTGCCACTGGTTGAAAAGGCGACATACTTGGGGCTATCCGGTGTCGACATATCTTGTTCGGTCAACATGGTCTTGGTTTGGGCCATTGCATGCCACCACGCCTCATATCTATCCACTGCTCGTGCAAGAAAGATGGCCCATCGCTTTTCGCGTAGACGACTAAGAGCaagcttttctttgtcaCCTTCACCAAGCTTATCTAGCTGAACTCCTGGAGGCAGAGCCGCGCCGTGAAGGATCTCGCTGTCCCATGTGGCACGGCTGTCGAAgatgccaaagaggccatcTGTATAACCAACATCTTCCTTGAGGGTATCGATGGCGTGGAGAAGCTTCAAGTGAGCCAGAGTGGTGTCAACATTAGGACCGCCAGTTGATGGACCcgaagagagggagagatttGCAAAAGCGGTCGTAACATCGATGTTTTGAGATGGATCAGTGGCATCTAGAACATCTTCCGTTGCCGTGGTA
The sequence above is drawn from the Trichoderma breve strain T069 chromosome 5, whole genome shotgun sequence genome and encodes:
- a CDS encoding phophatidylserine decarboxylase domain-containing protein, with translation MTPPGALPASQQKSNRVGGWLPQNPKLLISWLRDLVAEVNKHKRDASISSLFLSMFDEVPDRAPYYEDPIGNKQIKSYHEMLEMFDFVMNNKAPSWKKLEYDAGLIGFPFNAILDWPMATASGYAFFLKPEVNSKLKHILNTWKSEVLMTSKSQHVITTNEDGWLSQDSLMSIENDTNLNGQELTFQQIFQCDPQGDPKHWGFKSWDDFFVRKFKNIDQIRPVAFPEQPAWIANSCESKPFALQSNAQEYDSFWLKGQAYSVSEMLHGHKFAEQFVGGTVYQAFLSATSYHRWSSPVSGKVIHTEVVDGTYFSEPTTKGFTSSKGPDPASPNRVQSYISHIATRAIFFIEAPKPIGLMAAMYIGMADVSSCEILQKFDAKSLPASVEKGEEIGLFHHGGSTHCLLFRQGVNLAFVTGAIPGNREKNLPIRGPLAVAY
- a CDS encoding glycine-rich domain-containing protein-like domain-containing protein; amino-acid sequence: MTKEASNGQAPPDGEAPPSYTTATEDVLDATDPSQNIDVTTAFANLSLSSGPSTGGPNVDTTLAHLKLLHAIDTLKEDVGYTDGLFGIFDSRATWDSEILHGAALPPGVQLDKLGEGDKEKLALSRLREKRWAIFLARAVDRYEAWWHAMAQTKTMLTEQDMSTPDSPKYVAFSTSGKPLGWTRDSIPPLDVLMVMHAHMLNPRAFLEDTMRAGLVEYWTSGMPWKAVSEGITVNFEEDPSEVAKNNWLRTGRQWNNSADPMVKTLKCPWCKVDMQVPWTTCGAVEDADSSIPIGILGSGYGDGNFSHQCPSCDKAINKEILSLSKFVHDTTLLLGKDVPMPGTLLDISSGQPTLTPNPLVVPNFTRMFPNRMIRHELRIKIVELLDPKSQSPKSSPSMADVRDLIEKTIRSDEAVRRIDGSTRRVGLQLIRRDAKITTRKMMSRYWENFSPFALDLCGAVMRQGVFVEKMVKLDWLHSPSAKATMGRLITKYNRFMQIIKKNPFKMAVPTLDVDLAWHTHQLSPQDYYTYTIKETLKFIDHDDKIEEGELSDAFEWTTKTYQELFKEVYSECTCWYCESIRVSQGSKIGKMFNVSSSQKLADTFHDSGTAKLCPPDNSAHISAHNSVRTLETPERAKFTAYIRARQNRRLNEAYQKAAKRAEKKGRALPPRDEYYDHWGYNYYMYGPFMYPIYFAPGLYYGWDPCYIAAGDGAWANCAAGTCGNGNIAAGGCGGPGGCSVNPGACASGMAGGGAACGIGGGGGCAGGGGGGGGCGGGGGGGGCGGGGC
- a CDS encoding brix domain-containing protein; this translates as MGFSKPPVQALKVANKVKRKELFIAHKKASNKERHEERHRRRREENRDPELKAARLAKNVPRTLEHKRVWDDVDDDSLGAVVDLEQLKRRRIEQAEAEERAAIEAAEKMEEDDDDDNDSMLDSDEDEDEEAREARLERQREKRAQRVPSIAPSTTSTNLDLTPISLALKFPSLFNDEPPPEPKILVTTSLNSTLHDEAHMLCTLFPNSRYIPRSSHRYGYKYSLREICKFSASKDYTAVVLMKEDLKKPTGLSIVHLPKGPTFHFTISNWIEGKKLPGHGNPTNHYPELMLNNFKTPLGLLTAKLFQTMFPPRPEFEGRQVVALHNQRDFIFVRRFRYAFRDKRATEKSVVDAEGKALEGVESIRAGLQELGPRFTLKLRRVDKGIGRAGSEGEDATQWEWKSKMEKDRKRFNL
- a CDS encoding GDP-mannose 4,6 dehydratase domain-containing protein encodes the protein MLSPSSSPAASYPASTTSSYSSSPSSHSSEAALASPFQRSAHSRNQSPGQARAMDPARNPDSLMATATHQPYWRPMVKTSLANGTMNGHRSYFQEPDVWQQAPILTGTTEFEPRSDVKNIMITGGAGFIASWVVRHLTLTYPHAYNIVSFDKLDYCSALNNTRALNDKRNFTFYHGDLTNPSEVLDCMERYHIDTVMHFAAQSHVDLSFGNSYSFTHANVYGTHVLLESAKKARIKRFIHVSTDEVYGEVGHGEDELQESSILAPTNPYAASKAAAEMMVHSYHKSFKLPTIIVRSNNVYGPHQYPEKIIPKFISLLNRGHPVVLHGDGSPTRRYLFAADAADAFDTILHKGQIGHVYNVGSADEISNLELCGKILSAMEIAHDTPEQFRKWVKYTHDRPFNDCRYAVDWSKLRNLGWEQKTTFEEGLQMTVEWYRRFGEQWWGDISHVLTPFPIVSEGEVVPDVEHLAKDDPPTPVEDYPLNGISHKAS